The Erpetoichthys calabaricus chromosome 13, fErpCal1.3, whole genome shotgun sequence genome has a window encoding:
- the rbm12bb gene encoding RNA binding motif protein 12Bb produces the protein MLSMAVVIRLRGLRLEAGSEDIRTFFTGLKIPDGGVHIIGGPLGEAFITFSTDEDARRAMTRSGGSIEGSSVNLLLSSKAEMQNTLQMSRRRMEPSRREVAIEKFRDRKSDLSDMTASFAENLVAEVRRMSRTHMSGSAAQHDYLPPSQSHIAKSSVSNPGSAGYLYLRGMPYSVTEDDVRNFFGDLYVDEVILFKNAQGRKKGNGMVRFISESDAYRGLEFDKKYIGSRFVNVKPSSEKFWINAGGSVKRKEDLMVYQHRHHSPAYQRMSRSRSRSPVRYKSNSFSPYNEEKHCILLKKLSHSTDKRDILEFFNSAALSEDQIMYVYDKDGNRTRNAVVVFKRLKDYCNVLEQTNNVLKNRIIDVIPVSKDEVVDMLQYKRKTETIYSRSDKQMERRESEEKYSSLKTCIYVRNLPFDVRKVEVKRLFEGFRISENSVYLLTDNNGVGVGEAVVRFRSEEEAAKAELLNRTKFLGTEVLLRRITEKQMKEFGVLDNFRNEEGDYSEESSLTYHDSSRAFFPDERPYPATEFEVPRENYVPRNQDPSFGYSDDHNGHDSMLDNGGFKNGNKEPELGGTNTTFFEGPTCVKLTNFPSSISINEIYDFCYGYRVIPGSVSLQFTKRGLPKGTATVVFESRGEAESAVKELSGRPVGTQKIYLHML, from the coding sequence ATGCTCAGCATGGCAGTGGTGATCCGTTTGCGGGGACTTAGACTTGAGGCTGGGTCTGAGGATATACGCACATTCTTCACTGGACTAAAAATACCAGATGGAGGTGTGCATATAATTGGTGGACCTCTTGGAGAGGCtttcattactttttctactgaTGAAGATGCTCGACGGGCTATGACCCGTTCAGGCGGATCAATCGAAGGCTCATCTGTGAATCTTCTACTAAGCAGCAAGGCTGAAATGCAGAACACTTTACAAATGAGCAGGAGAAGAATGGAACCTTCCAGAAGAGAGGTTGCAATTGAAAAATTCAGAGACAGAAAATCGGATTTAAGTGATATGACTGCTTCATTTGCCGAAAACCTTGTTGCAGAAGTTCGACGAATGAGCCGGACACACATGAGTGGAAGTGCTGCCCAGCATGATTATCTTCCACCTTCTCAGAGCCACATAGCTAAGAGTTCTGTGTCAAATCCTGGTTCTGCTGGTTATTTATACTTGCGTGGAATGCCATACTCTGTTACAGAAGATGATGTAAGAAATTTTTTTGGAGACTTGTATGTCGATGAAGTTATACTGTTCAAAAATgcacaaggaagaaaaaaaggaaatggcaTGGTAAGATTTATATCAGAAAGCGATGCATATAGAGGCCTAGAGTTTGACAAAAAATACATTGGATCTCGTTTTGTGAATGTGAAACCTTCCTCTGAGAAGTTCTGGATTAATGCTGGAGGATCTGTAAAACGAAAGGAAGATCTGATGGTTTACCAACATCGTCACCATTCCCCAGCATATCAGAGAATGAGTCGTTCGAGATCAAGGTCACCAGTAAGATACAAATCCAATTCATTTTCACCATATAATGAAGAAAAGCATTGCATACTTCTGAAAAAACTTTCACATTCTACTGATAAAAGGGATATTTTGGAATTCTTTAATTCGGCAGCTTTGAGTGAAGACCAGATCATGTATGTATATGACAAGGATGGTAACAGGACCAGAAATGCTGTAGTTGTGTTTAAACGATTAAAGGATTATTGTAATGTTCTAGAGCAAACAAACAATGTCCTTAAAAATCGCATAATTGATGTGATACCGGTATCAAAGGATGAAGTGGTGGATATGTTGCAGTATAAGAGGAAGACGGAAACCATCTATTCAAGATCTGACAAGCAAATGGAGAGAAGAGAGAGTGAGGAAAAGTATTCATCTTTAAAAACTTGTATTTATGTGAGGAACCTTCCATTTGATGTCCGTAAAGTAGAAGTGAAACGTTTATTTGAAGGTTTCAGGATTTCTGAAAATTCTGTTTATTTGCTTACTGATAATAATGGTGTTGGAGTGGGTGAAGCTGTTGTTAGATTTCGATCTgaagaggaggcagcaaaagcAGAACTTTTGAATAGAACAAAGTTTTTAGGAACGGAAGTGTTGCTGCGACGCATCACTGAGAAACAGATGAAAGAATTTGgtgttttggacaatttcagAAATGAGGAAGGTGATTATAGTGAGGAGAGCTCCTTAACATACCATGACAGCAGCAGGGCATTCTTTCCTGATGAAAGGCCCTATCCAGCAACAGAGTTTGAAGTTCCAAGAGAGAATTATGTTCCTAGAAATCAGGACCCTTCTTTTGGTTACAGTGATGATCATAATGGGCATGATTCAATGTTGGATAATGGTGGTTTCAAGAATGGAAATAAGGAACCTGAACTTGGTGGGACAAATACCACATTCTTTGAAGGACCTACGTGTGTCAAGCTGACAAATTTTCCATCTTCAATATCCATAAATGAAATATATGACTTTTGCTATGGCTATCGGGTGATACCTGGTTCTGTTTCTCTCCAGTTTACAAAGAGGGGACTCCCTAAGGGTACTGCCACAGTTGTATTTGAGTCACGTGGGGAAGCTGAATCAGCAGTTAAAGAGTTGAGCGGTCGACCTGTTGGGactcaaaaaatatatttgcatatgcTTTAA